In a genomic window of Peptoclostridium acidaminophilum DSM 3953:
- a CDS encoding SulP family inorganic anion transporter, with protein sequence MSNKVVAIKGTPWWVKGDLNGFFGLFSNSLTNFLAAIGLLVFAINMPGEIVYGRIVPAAALSIGIGNILLAWQARRLSLRTGKKDVTAMPYGLSVPHYFVVAFAVMLPVYLQTKDWELAWSVGLAWNVVQGIIMTIGAFVGPYIRKYIPRAAMLGSLAGLALTYIAMNPMGAIFSAPYIGLTTLAIVIVGWLANKKMPGNMPAGLVAIITGSLLAWATGYMDIAAVKEAASGFSIAFPGIAIGNMVQGFAYLSPFLAAAIPLAIYDFLESLDNLESAEVAGDHYHTTKAMLIPGVLSLVGAALGSPYPTIIYIGHPGWKATGARIGYGLSTGIVMIVVAFLGLLPLALTVIPLVALLPILVYISMVIGAQAFGSTEKRHIPALIIAFMPFIGSYIVTQINNSLAAAGTSVAAVGADMLLSNGVPYTGWKILGAGDILSSMMLATIVIHAIDRKFKLSAIYSLITAALAFFGIIHASELGFGTASNVSLGYVMIAVVLLVMAYYRPHENVVINDSDEDAALVMES encoded by the coding sequence ATGTCAAATAAAGTAGTGGCTATCAAAGGGACTCCCTGGTGGGTAAAGGGAGATTTAAACGGTTTCTTCGGATTGTTCAGCAATTCGCTTACAAATTTTCTTGCGGCAATAGGACTGCTGGTTTTCGCTATAAACATGCCAGGGGAGATAGTTTACGGAAGAATAGTGCCGGCTGCGGCACTGAGCATAGGAATAGGAAACATATTGTTGGCATGGCAGGCAAGAAGGCTTTCTTTGAGGACAGGTAAAAAAGATGTAACAGCCATGCCTTATGGTTTAAGTGTACCGCATTATTTTGTAGTGGCATTTGCCGTAATGCTGCCTGTATATCTTCAGACGAAAGATTGGGAGCTTGCTTGGTCTGTAGGACTGGCATGGAACGTAGTCCAAGGGATAATAATGACTATAGGAGCTTTTGTAGGTCCATACATTAGGAAGTATATACCTAGAGCTGCAATGCTCGGATCTTTAGCAGGCCTGGCCCTTACCTATATAGCAATGAACCCTATGGGGGCTATATTCAGTGCACCATATATAGGGCTTACTACGCTGGCAATAGTAATAGTTGGATGGCTTGCAAACAAGAAAATGCCTGGAAATATGCCTGCGGGGCTTGTGGCTATAATAACAGGTTCGTTGCTCGCATGGGCAACAGGTTACATGGATATAGCAGCAGTCAAGGAAGCTGCAAGCGGATTTTCGATAGCATTTCCTGGAATAGCGATAGGAAACATGGTACAGGGCTTTGCATATCTTTCGCCTTTCCTTGCCGCAGCAATACCTCTTGCCATTTATGATTTCCTCGAGAGTCTGGACAACCTCGAGAGTGCAGAGGTTGCGGGAGACCATTATCATACAACTAAAGCTATGCTGATTCCTGGGGTTTTGAGTCTGGTTGGCGCAGCGCTCGGAAGTCCATACCCAACTATAATATACATCGGACATCCTGGATGGAAAGCGACAGGAGCCAGAATAGGATACGGACTTTCGACTGGAATAGTTATGATTGTTGTTGCATTCCTGGGGCTTCTTCCTCTGGCGCTTACAGTAATACCGCTGGTGGCCCTACTGCCTATACTTGTATACATATCAATGGTAATAGGAGCCCAGGCCTTCGGATCGACTGAAAAGAGACACATTCCGGCTCTTATTATAGCTTTCATGCCTTTTATAGGCAGCTACATTGTAACTCAGATAAACAACTCACTTGCAGCAGCTGGGACAAGTGTGGCTGCAGTTGGTGCAGACATGCTTTTAAGCAACGGTGTGCCGTATACAGGATGGAAAATACTTGGCGCAGGAGATATATTAAGCAGCATGATGCTCGCGACGATAGTAATACATGCTATTGACAGGAAGTTCAAGTTATCCGCAATATACAGCCTTATAACAGCAGCGCTTGCATTCTTTGGAATAATCCACGCTTCGGAGCTTGGTTTTGGAACAGCATCCAATGTTTCGCTGGGGTATGTGATGATAGCGGTAGTTCTATTGGTAATGGCATATTACAGGCCGCATGAAAATGTTGTGATTAATGATTCAGATGAAGATGCGGCTTTGGTAATGGAATCTTAA
- a CDS encoding DUF2877 domain-containing protein: protein MEKSFYAISFDDGFANMVDAYGKGQNEIAGRVHSLFKRVVNFTDSNGQMYSILDKNLDNGPYAARVDFKDNDNLHECEIKLNDEVIIKNNSLNIGNAISIKFDMCRIWQPQKINIRVDEIDIKQFRDNIDLYRRRLIDSQIRGGCSYYHIKGIAGVELYKAVLMERELDRRISNLIASLKSGGSELEKDIIPLVGLGNGLTPSGDDFISGFISALGVIKDERAKAALERIKSVLKRSVISTTDISRTMINASLEGKYRESIASFIGAILRRDKQELNLCIDKVLSIGSTSGADLSSGVIAGLEYGLNILGNGGL, encoded by the coding sequence ATGGAAAAATCTTTTTATGCCATTTCTTTTGATGATGGCTTTGCGAATATGGTTGATGCATACGGCAAGGGTCAGAATGAGATTGCCGGAAGAGTTCACAGCCTGTTCAAGAGAGTGGTGAACTTTACAGATAGCAATGGGCAGATGTACTCAATACTTGATAAAAACTTGGATAACGGTCCATATGCTGCGCGCGTGGATTTTAAAGACAATGATAATCTCCATGAATGTGAAATAAAATTGAATGATGAAGTTATTATTAAAAACAATAGCCTTAATATAGGAAATGCCATTTCCATAAAATTTGATATGTGTAGAATCTGGCAGCCCCAGAAAATAAATATTAGAGTTGATGAAATAGACATAAAGCAATTCAGGGATAATATTGATCTGTACAGGAGACGTTTAATCGATTCTCAAATCAGAGGCGGGTGCAGTTACTACCACATAAAGGGTATTGCAGGAGTAGAATTATATAAAGCAGTTCTCATGGAAAGAGAGCTTGACAGGAGAATTAGCAATTTAATAGCTAGTCTAAAGAGCGGCGGCAGTGAACTTGAGAAGGATATAATTCCGCTGGTCGGTCTTGGAAATGGCCTTACTCCTTCTGGGGATGATTTCATATCGGGATTCATATCGGCCCTGGGAGTAATAAAAGATGAAAGAGCAAAGGCGGCTCTTGAAAGAATAAAGAGTGTGCTTAAAAGGAGTGTCATATCTACTACAGATATAAGCAGGACAATGATAAACGCAAGCCTGGAGGGCAAGTACCGAGAGAGCATAGCTAGCTTCATAGGCGCAATCCTGCGCAGGGACAAGCAGGAGCTGAACCTTTGCATAGACAAAGTGCTCTCCATAGGCTCAACATCAGGGGCTGACTTGTCGTCGGGAGTTATTGCAGGTCTTGAGTACGGCCTGAATATTTTGGGAAATGGAGGTCTATAG
- a CDS encoding stalk domain-containing protein, translated as MNKIIKRSWQNFLLALALVLGFAMLPAKESFAASDIRLVIDGMEISGSPSPFIESGRTLVPVRLVSEQLGAQVMWNGQDRTVSITKGSRSVLLRIDSRLVAYGGGGTESYNLTDVSPKIVGDRTFVPLRLVSNALGVGIKWDNASRTVFVDSSVTSAIEPFFDMKISSLFPNETITGSAVLKSEFQSEIPSGATIKYLLIDPATARGIVIAQGNQIGGEYKYLPNLSDKGKRVMVTAVYDANGHFLSGDAVPVQLAVVPSVSLTGIEEGQTISDSVSLGAKTNFSAAYVTYEITSRNGSKIFATEESDPYGQYKWTPMLEDNGDVSFKVTAYDHSGNAYSSPSVATSASIYPDSAVKARAQVERRLELRGVKPGDAVDKPVTLWADRNFDVSRTDYILRDMNTGAEQILKSTGYESFKWFPGPELKGGWELMVRVTDTRGASYESMPINVSVPGTPKLLLSGVGPNQVITGQVKLKVQSNVALDSISFALVNPTTGTRMVIAGGIDALAEYSYTPASVDGGSWNMEATGTYDSGKAITSEMVPLTVYTGKIYTPVPIIEKDKFLGMASQMGQNSQQMTGMSAALQTAQAILETGWGQSVPVDKYTGQLSYNLFGIKGTGPAGSVTSNTWEEYNGTTYRIDAEFRAYKNASEGWNDHKSFLLGGARYEQFRTVMHDSIQGAWALKRAGYATDSKYPLKLMDIIKRYNLQKLDETGI; from the coding sequence ATGAATAAAATAATCAAAAGAAGCTGGCAAAACTTTCTATTGGCCCTAGCGCTTGTGCTCGGATTTGCCATGCTGCCCGCCAAAGAGTCCTTTGCCGCCAGCGACATAAGACTTGTAATTGACGGCATGGAAATTTCAGGCTCGCCTTCTCCTTTCATAGAAAGCGGCAGGACACTTGTGCCGGTGAGACTTGTGTCTGAACAGCTTGGAGCGCAGGTAATGTGGAACGGACAAGATAGGACTGTCAGCATCACAAAAGGCAGCCGCTCGGTGCTTCTCAGAATCGACAGCCGCCTCGTGGCGTACGGCGGCGGCGGAACCGAATCCTACAACCTAACTGATGTGTCTCCAAAGATCGTAGGCGATAGGACATTCGTTCCCCTTCGCCTTGTAAGCAACGCCCTCGGCGTTGGCATAAAATGGGACAATGCCAGCAGGACTGTCTTTGTGGATTCCTCTGTGACGTCCGCTATTGAACCTTTCTTTGATATGAAAATATCGTCGCTATTTCCAAATGAGACGATTACAGGATCAGCCGTGCTGAAATCCGAATTTCAAAGCGAAATCCCCTCAGGCGCCACGATAAAATATCTCCTCATTGACCCCGCTACGGCAAGAGGCATAGTCATTGCTCAAGGTAATCAGATTGGCGGAGAATACAAATATCTGCCCAACCTAAGCGATAAAGGTAAGCGAGTCATGGTGACCGCCGTTTACGACGCTAACGGACACTTCTTATCAGGCGATGCCGTTCCGGTGCAGCTTGCCGTCGTTCCGTCCGTCTCCCTTACGGGAATCGAGGAGGGCCAGACCATAAGCGATAGCGTTTCGCTCGGCGCAAAGACCAATTTTTCGGCTGCATATGTCACCTACGAGATAACAAGCCGAAACGGAAGCAAAATATTTGCCACAGAAGAGTCGGACCCCTACGGCCAGTACAAGTGGACGCCTATGCTGGAGGACAACGGCGATGTTTCATTCAAGGTGACGGCTTACGACCACAGCGGAAATGCCTACTCCAGCCCTTCTGTTGCAACAAGCGCAAGCATCTATCCTGACTCTGCCGTAAAGGCCAGGGCACAAGTGGAGCGCAGGCTTGAGCTAAGAGGCGTAAAGCCGGGCGACGCTGTAGACAAGCCCGTCACGCTCTGGGCGGACAGGAACTTCGATGTCAGCCGGACAGACTACATCCTGCGGGATATGAATACCGGAGCGGAGCAAATCCTGAAATCTACAGGCTACGAAAGCTTCAAGTGGTTCCCGGGACCGGAGCTTAAGGGCGGCTGGGAGCTTATGGTGCGTGTGACAGATACAAGGGGGGCTTCATATGAAAGCATGCCTATAAATGTCAGTGTTCCGGGGACGCCAAAACTTCTATTGAGCGGCGTTGGACCTAATCAAGTCATAACAGGCCAGGTGAAACTGAAAGTCCAGAGCAATGTCGCGCTTGACAGCATAAGCTTTGCCCTGGTAAATCCAACTACAGGCACACGCATGGTCATAGCAGGCGGAATTGACGCCCTGGCCGAATACTCATATACGCCAGCCTCCGTAGATGGCGGCTCGTGGAATATGGAGGCCACAGGCACATACGATTCAGGCAAGGCAATCACGAGTGAAATGGTTCCGCTCACCGTGTATACAGGCAAAATCTATACGCCGGTGCCTATAATTGAAAAGGACAAATTCCTCGGCATGGCGTCCCAAATGGGACAAAACTCTCAGCAAATGACCGGAATGTCGGCGGCTCTTCAGACAGCCCAGGCTATACTCGAGACAGGCTGGGGACAGAGCGTTCCCGTCGACAAGTATACAGGTCAGCTCTCTTACAATCTCTTCGGGATAAAGGGCACAGGCCCTGCGGGCTCCGTTACATCCAATACGTGGGAGGAGTACAACGGCACGACCTACAGAATAGATGCGGAGTTCAGGGCTTACAAAAATGCAAGCGAGGGCTGGAATGACCATAAAAGCTTCTTGCTAGGCGGCGCAAGATATGAACAGTTCCGCACAGTTATGCACGACAGCATCCAAGGCGCATGGGCCTTGAAAAGAGCCGGCTACGCTACGGATTCAAAGTATCCTCTGAAGCTTATGGACATCATAAAGCGCTACAATCTGCAAAAGCTCGATGAGACCGGCATATAG
- the fdrA gene encoding acyl-CoA synthetase FdrA, which translates to MISKTIVRKNEYYDSVTLMSLSSKLLGADGVEEAVVSMATKMNKELLSNIGMSTDEVEESGDNDLIIAIKAVSQEQYDGAVELANELLSSKGGKKKKREEQAPKTLSSAIKRMSDANMAVISVPGEYAAREAKMALENGLNVMIFSDNMSIEQERTLKEFAKEKGLFVMGPDCGTAAINNTGLCFANKVRRGGIGLVGASGTGLQEVMVQIDRLGGGVSQAIGTGGRDLHQDIGGIMMLQGIKALSQDESTSVIVLVSKPPAKAVELEIMEVVKGLEKPVVVCFIEGEASEAEKAGAVFANSLEDAAAKAVELSGIGVDVYNDSARLEKAASDEKAKLKAEQKFLRGLFCGGTMCAEALHVLRGKLGNIKSNVAKKEEEKLSDIRCLEGNVLLDLGDDEFTVGKPHPMIDPALRLEKIAEQANDGSIGVILLDFELGYGSHEDPVGITIPAIKNAKEAAVREGRHLAFVGYICGTKEDIQDYEKQMSMLEAEGVIIAGSNVQAAEIAAKILA; encoded by the coding sequence ATGATATCGAAAACTATTGTAAGAAAAAATGAGTACTACGATTCGGTAACTCTCATGTCACTCTCGAGCAAGCTGCTTGGGGCGGACGGAGTGGAAGAAGCCGTAGTTTCAATGGCGACGAAGATGAACAAGGAGCTTCTATCTAACATAGGCATGTCTACAGACGAGGTGGAGGAAAGCGGCGACAACGATCTAATAATAGCAATAAAGGCGGTTTCACAGGAGCAGTATGATGGAGCGGTTGAGCTTGCAAATGAGCTTCTCTCATCAAAGGGAGGCAAAAAGAAAAAAAGGGAGGAGCAAGCTCCAAAGACACTGTCGTCTGCGATTAAGAGGATGTCTGATGCCAATATGGCAGTGATTTCAGTACCTGGAGAATATGCTGCAAGAGAAGCCAAAATGGCACTTGAAAACGGTCTGAACGTCATGATATTCAGCGACAATATGAGTATAGAGCAGGAACGTACGCTAAAGGAGTTCGCAAAGGAAAAGGGTCTTTTTGTTATGGGGCCGGACTGCGGAACTGCCGCGATAAACAATACAGGGCTTTGTTTTGCAAACAAAGTAAGAAGAGGCGGGATAGGACTTGTTGGAGCATCAGGAACCGGGCTTCAGGAGGTAATGGTTCAAATAGACAGACTCGGAGGCGGGGTATCACAGGCCATAGGGACAGGCGGCAGGGACCTTCATCAGGATATTGGCGGGATAATGATGCTGCAGGGAATAAAGGCTCTTTCACAGGACGAGTCAACGAGTGTCATTGTTCTGGTGTCGAAGCCGCCGGCGAAGGCTGTCGAGCTGGAAATAATGGAAGTGGTCAAAGGCCTAGAAAAGCCGGTAGTCGTATGTTTCATAGAAGGGGAAGCATCAGAGGCTGAAAAAGCAGGGGCTGTGTTTGCAAACAGCCTTGAAGACGCAGCTGCAAAGGCAGTTGAACTTTCAGGCATAGGCGTTGATGTATATAATGATTCTGCAAGGCTGGAGAAGGCTGCGTCAGACGAGAAAGCAAAGCTCAAAGCGGAGCAAAAGTTCCTCAGAGGCCTTTTCTGCGGAGGAACAATGTGTGCCGAGGCGCTGCATGTGCTAAGAGGAAAGCTTGGCAATATAAAAAGTAATGTAGCTAAAAAAGAAGAAGAGAAGCTCAGCGACATAAGATGCCTTGAGGGCAATGTGCTTCTTGACCTTGGCGATGATGAGTTCACTGTCGGCAAGCCCCATCCGATGATTGATCCGGCTTTAAGGCTCGAGAAAATTGCAGAGCAGGCTAATGACGGCAGCATAGGGGTCATACTCCTTGACTTCGAGCTAGGATACGGTTCGCATGAGGACCCAGTGGGAATAACTATTCCGGCAATTAAGAATGCAAAAGAAGCGGCGGTCCGTGAGGGAAGGCACTTGGCTTTTGTAGGATATATATGCGGAACTAAAGAGGACATTCAGGATTATGAAAAGCAAATGAGCATGCTTGAGGCCGAAGGTGTAATTATTGCTGGAAGCAATGTGCAGGCCGCGGAAATAGCTGCGAAAATACTCGCTTAA
- a CDS encoding YlbE family protein has product MNTYSSLFTNELKVINIGTSNFKKDLELQGVEVIQVDWRPPAGGKPELIEAMDKLSGNDAVARANKEAVERIKQSHPLLVGIDKAINAISGMTENTILHSGPPIEWERMSGPMQGAVIGALIYEGKASGEDDARRLAGSGQIRFAPCHEYGAVGPMAGIVSPSMPVHVIYNKTHGNYAYCTVNEGLGKVLRYGAFNDDVIKRLKWIEEEFMPALQNALKMTSGIDLKSIIAQSVHMGDECHNRNKAATSLFFREIAPLFIEAGVDLEVTKRVLRFIRENEHYFLNLSMPSCKASLDAGHGIERSTIVTTMARNGVDFGIRVSGLGENEWLTAPANMVKGLMFPGFREDDASPDIGDSAITETMGIGGFAMGGAPAIVQFVGGSVEDAINYSLQMYEITENENSTYSIPTLDFRGTAIGIDVIKVVQTGILPIINTGMAHKVAGIGQVGAGLVHPPQECFEKALLRISEEIDKGVS; this is encoded by the coding sequence ATGAACACATATAGCAGTCTTTTTACAAATGAACTTAAGGTTATAAATATTGGAACATCGAATTTCAAAAAGGATCTGGAGCTCCAGGGAGTTGAGGTAATACAGGTGGATTGGAGGCCGCCTGCAGGCGGTAAGCCTGAGCTTATAGAGGCGATGGACAAATTATCAGGCAATGATGCTGTTGCTAGGGCAAATAAGGAGGCTGTCGAGAGAATAAAGCAATCGCATCCGCTGCTTGTAGGTATAGACAAGGCCATAAATGCAATTTCAGGTATGACTGAAAACACAATATTGCATTCGGGACCTCCGATAGAATGGGAAAGAATGTCAGGGCCTATGCAAGGAGCAGTCATAGGCGCCCTCATTTATGAAGGAAAGGCATCGGGAGAGGATGATGCAAGAAGGCTGGCAGGTTCAGGTCAGATCAGATTTGCGCCATGTCATGAATACGGCGCAGTAGGTCCTATGGCCGGTATAGTTTCACCGTCAATGCCGGTACACGTTATTTACAACAAGACACACGGCAACTATGCGTACTGCACTGTAAACGAAGGTCTTGGCAAGGTTTTAAGATATGGAGCGTTCAATGATGATGTAATAAAAAGACTAAAGTGGATTGAAGAAGAATTTATGCCTGCGCTTCAAAATGCTCTTAAAATGACTAGCGGAATTGATCTTAAGTCAATAATAGCTCAGTCTGTGCATATGGGCGACGAGTGCCACAACAGGAACAAGGCAGCTACAAGCCTTTTCTTCAGGGAAATAGCGCCTTTGTTCATTGAAGCTGGAGTGGATCTGGAGGTCACAAAGCGCGTTTTGCGCTTTATAAGGGAAAACGAGCATTATTTCCTTAACCTTTCAATGCCTTCCTGCAAGGCCTCGCTTGATGCAGGGCACGGTATAGAGAGATCTACTATAGTTACAACTATGGCCAGAAACGGCGTCGATTTCGGCATAAGAGTCAGTGGTTTAGGAGAAAATGAATGGTTAACTGCTCCGGCCAACATGGTAAAGGGACTTATGTTCCCAGGCTTCAGGGAAGATGATGCGAGTCCGGATATAGGAGACAGCGCCATTACTGAAACTATGGGGATAGGAGGCTTCGCGATGGGAGGCGCTCCGGCGATAGTCCAGTTTGTGGGAGGCAGCGTGGAAGACGCCATAAACTACAGCCTTCAGATGTATGAAATAACGGAAAATGAAAATTCAACCTACTCAATACCTACTCTTGATTTCAGGGGAACGGCCATAGGCATAGATGTGATAAAGGTTGTCCAAACGGGAATACTTCCTATAATCAACACTGGTATGGCCCACAAGGTTGCGGGAATTGGCCAGGTGGGAGCGGGGCTTGTGCATCCGCCTCAGGAATGTTTTGAAAAGGCACTTTTAAGAATTTCAGAGGAAATAGATAAGGGGGTGTCGTAG
- a CDS encoding SulP family inorganic anion transporter, whose protein sequence is MDERISPLRKKYEYDFRVKLWDRKDINGFFGLFTNNLSNILVMASLLTVSIGMPDWIVYERILPAAGLSIFLSSLYYTWMAYKLSVKEGRNDITALPSGNSVPHMFLIVFMIMGPVYWDTGNPELAWHAGLAWCFVEGAIEISGSIIGPRVRDTIPRAAMLGALAGVSLTFIAMNPAMQAFRTPYIGLVSLAIILLGWLGNNRMPFNIPVGLFAIIVGTVIGWLTGHMDYQALVTSVSSVQPTYAKFSLINIIDGFGLAAPYLAAAIPLGVYNFFETMDNVESASIAGDDYSVRETLIADGTTSILGSFFGSPFPTAVFIGHPGWKKTGAKLAYTLMTGTAILLITWLNLTSLMLSLIPLVAIVPILLYIGLVIGAQAFTAVDGKYAPAVLLGIIPWISSWSQGNIDTVLGLAGKTADQIGFNALAVAGVEYNGMATLGAGAILVSMIWATLCVYIIDGQLVKAAVTSMIAAALAFVGMIHADGVGIGKANEMVAGYLMIGVLFIIINQLRIRESRNNKSGI, encoded by the coding sequence TAATGGCAAGCCTTCTGACTGTATCTATAGGAATGCCCGACTGGATTGTTTACGAAAGGATATTGCCAGCAGCGGGACTTTCAATATTCCTAAGTAGCCTCTACTACACATGGATGGCATACAAGCTTTCTGTGAAGGAAGGGAGAAATGATATAACGGCTCTCCCTTCAGGCAACAGTGTTCCTCATATGTTTTTAATAGTATTTATGATAATGGGACCTGTATACTGGGATACCGGGAACCCGGAACTGGCATGGCATGCAGGACTTGCATGGTGCTTTGTTGAAGGAGCAATAGAAATTAGCGGTTCAATTATTGGTCCAAGGGTAAGAGATACAATTCCCAGGGCAGCCATGCTAGGCGCTCTGGCGGGAGTCTCGCTCACATTCATTGCTATGAATCCCGCAATGCAGGCGTTCAGAACGCCTTACATAGGACTGGTATCGCTTGCAATAATACTTCTTGGATGGTTGGGTAATAACAGGATGCCTTTTAACATACCGGTGGGACTGTTTGCGATAATAGTTGGGACTGTCATAGGCTGGCTTACAGGACATATGGATTATCAAGCTCTTGTCACATCTGTTTCGAGCGTCCAGCCTACCTATGCAAAGTTTTCATTGATTAATATTATTGACGGATTCGGATTGGCCGCTCCATATCTGGCTGCTGCGATACCGCTTGGCGTATACAATTTTTTTGAGACAATGGACAACGTGGAAAGTGCCTCAATAGCTGGCGATGACTACAGCGTCAGGGAGACGCTGATAGCAGATGGAACCACATCAATATTGGGAAGCTTTTTTGGAAGTCCTTTCCCTACTGCCGTATTCATAGGACATCCTGGTTGGAAGAAAACCGGAGCCAAGCTTGCTTATACTCTTATGACAGGCACAGCGATACTTCTTATAACCTGGCTGAATCTGACGTCGTTAATGCTCAGCCTCATACCCCTGGTCGCTATAGTTCCGATACTGTTGTATATAGGACTTGTGATAGGTGCCCAGGCATTTACGGCAGTTGACGGTAAATATGCACCAGCTGTGCTTTTAGGAATAATCCCTTGGATATCGAGCTGGTCACAGGGCAATATCGATACTGTACTTGGACTAGCCGGAAAGACAGCTGACCAGATAGGCTTTAATGCATTGGCAGTCGCTGGAGTGGAGTACAATGGGATGGCGACTCTCGGCGCAGGAGCTATATTAGTAAGCATGATTTGGGCTACGCTATGTGTATACATCATAGACGGTCAGCTTGTCAAAGCAGCCGTGACATCGATGATTGCAGCGGCACTTGCATTTGTCGGAATGATACACGCCGATGGAGTAGGAATTGGAAAGGCAAATGAAATGGTTGCAGGATATTTAATGATTGGAGTACTGTTCATAATCATTAATCAGCTGCGAATCAGGGAAAGCAGGAACAATAAAAGCGGAATATGA
- the arcC gene encoding carbamate kinase, translating to MSRIVIALGGNALGNSAQEQLMLLRQAAKPIADLIEQGHELVLAHGNGPQVGMINLAFESSIAAESDSCHMPFPECGAMSQGYIGFHLQNAIREELVERRIKKPVATVVTQVLVDRDDPAFKNPTKPIGAFYTEIDAREMEIKKGYKMEEDSGRGWRRVVPSPMPVDVIEKDTIRTLLDSGNIVITVGGGGIPVVSEGNVLKGVPAVIDKDYASEKVAEIIDADYLFILTAVDRVAVNFGKPNQENLEQMSTSMAYKYIAENQFAPGSMLPKVEAAIRFAESKKGRKAVIASLEKAKEALVGKSGTIIYSE from the coding sequence GTGAGCAGGATAGTTATAGCCCTTGGAGGAAATGCGCTTGGAAACAGCGCACAGGAACAGCTGATGCTTTTAAGGCAGGCAGCAAAGCCGATAGCAGATCTTATCGAGCAGGGCCATGAGCTTGTATTGGCTCATGGAAACGGTCCGCAGGTCGGCATGATCAATCTTGCTTTTGAAAGCAGCATCGCGGCGGAATCGGATAGTTGCCATATGCCGTTCCCTGAATGCGGCGCCATGAGTCAGGGCTACATCGGATTCCACCTTCAGAATGCAATAAGGGAGGAGCTTGTTGAAAGAAGAATAAAAAAACCTGTGGCCACGGTTGTAACTCAGGTGCTTGTAGATAGGGACGATCCTGCATTCAAGAACCCTACAAAACCAATAGGTGCATTCTATACTGAAATTGACGCCAGGGAGATGGAAATAAAAAAAGGGTACAAGATGGAGGAAGATTCGGGAAGAGGCTGGAGGCGGGTTGTGCCTTCGCCGATGCCTGTGGACGTAATAGAAAAAGATACAATAAGGACGCTTCTTGATTCCGGAAACATAGTAATAACGGTGGGTGGCGGCGGAATCCCGGTGGTATCAGAAGGGAACGTGTTAAAGGGAGTCCCGGCTGTAATAGACAAGGATTATGCGAGCGAGAAGGTTGCAGAGATTATAGATGCAGACTACCTGTTCATATTGACGGCTGTGGACAGGGTTGCCGTAAACTTTGGCAAGCCAAACCAGGAAAACTTGGAGCAGATGTCAACATCAATGGCGTACAAGTATATAGCTGAAAATCAGTTTGCGCCAGGGAGCATGCTTCCAAAGGTCGAGGCGGCAATAAGATTCGCTGAATCAAAAAAAGGAAGAAAGGCTGTAATAGCTTCATTGGAAAAGGCTAAGGAAGCACTTGTGGGTAAAAGCGGAACTATAATTTACAGCGAATAA
- a CDS encoding cysteine hydrolase family protein, protein MTKYLVDAKPYGYEFDLERTALVIIDMQRDFCAPGGFGEKLGNDITPTRSIIEPLRKVLDAAREKGMFVIHTREGHRPDLSDCPPSKLNRGKRQGAGIGDMGPMGRILIRGEYGHDIVDELKPMEGEPIIDKPGKGAFYQTDLEVILQNRGITHLIVTGVTTHVCVQTTIREANDRGFDCLMLEDCTAAFDPRDQEASIRMINQQGGIFGWTAMSKNLLEELVK, encoded by the coding sequence ATGACAAAATATTTAGTTGATGCAAAGCCATATGGATATGAGTTCGATTTGGAAAGAACAGCACTAGTAATAATAGACATGCAAAGAGATTTCTGTGCTCCAGGCGGATTCGGGGAGAAGCTCGGAAACGACATAACCCCTACAAGAAGCATAATCGAGCCATTAAGGAAGGTGCTCGATGCTGCAAGAGAAAAGGGCATGTTTGTAATTCACACTAGAGAAGGGCACAGACCAGACCTTTCAGACTGCCCTCCAAGCAAGCTCAACAGAGGCAAAAGACAGGGCGCAGGTATAGGAGACATGGGACCAATGGGGAGGATTCTGATAAGGGGAGAATACGGCCATGATATTGTAGATGAGCTAAAGCCCATGGAAGGTGAGCCAATAATAGACAAGCCTGGAAAAGGAGCTTTTTATCAGACAGACCTGGAGGTAATACTTCAAAATAGAGGAATAACTCATCTTATAGTAACTGGCGTAACCACTCATGTTTGCGTACAGACTACCATAAGGGAAGCGAACGATCGTGGCTTTGATTGCCTCATGCTTGAGGACTGCACCGCTGCATTCGATCCTAGAGATCAGGAAGCTTCAATAAGGATGATAAACCAACAGGGTGGAATATTCGGATGGACAGCTATGTCAAAGAACCTGCTTGAGGAGCTTGTCAAGTAA